In Osmerus mordax isolate fOsmMor3 chromosome 16, fOsmMor3.pri, whole genome shotgun sequence, the genomic stretch gcagacacacagcagaggaaTAGGGAGCATTGTGGAGTTGCCAGGGAGAAAATCTTTTATAGCCAGTGAGCGGGATCCCAGAGAGTGAATGTGTAAATAATTGTTTAAAAGAGACGGGATCGGCCTCAGCTTAACTTCGAAGCTCCTTATGCATCTGCTATAAATGCAAATTGATAGACATTCCACTGTGCTCCAAACCTTTCAATGCAGATTTCTAAAGAGCTCCCTTGACAATAACAGGCCAATCAATGCTGAGGCAGAGTACAGTTCCTATTTGTTACCAGCCACGTTAAGCCAGTAACAGTTATTTTcacgaggagaaaaaaaaactagacAGCTACTTTGATGTCTGAAGTCTATATTGCAAATTTACACCCTTCTATTGTTCCATATAAACTTTTCCTGAAAATAAGAAATGCGATATTTAATGTATTAACTAAAGATTTATATTCACTTTGTATATACGGTAGTCATTAATATATTAGCTGTTCTTATGAGTAATCTTTAAAAGGTTATATAAATTGGACCAGAACAGAGGCTCCAAACAGcctaaatgtttttgtttttttgaatattttttttagttttttttgcttGAATAATATTTGAAGAATTCAGAGTTGACTTGTGTATTTGGTTTAGCCCTGTTGAAGGGTGTAAATTGGTGTTGAGAGTGAAATGCATGGATTTGTGATACCCGACCCACAGGACTGAAATGGAATAGGAACAGAAGTGCTTTTGCAacagtaccccccccctccccccactaaCTGACTACTTAATATTTTGTGAATTTCATCTTGATAGCTTACTGTGTACTGTAAAACCCTCCTCCTGGTTCCTTCCTCCACTGACCTCCCTCCCCCGACAAATTTTGAAATGCTCTGAATATTTGTAGAAAGAATAATCATTGAAATTAAACGGAAAATAATTCCTGCATGTCTCAACCCATTATGGTTTATGTCTGTTGTCACCAAGCCACTCAATTAATGTTTATTGTTCATGTAGTTGTTCCCTCTCACCCAAACGCACAAACTGTTAAGGTCGCTGTTTAGCATGATGATTTACGGGGCGAACATGGGACGATTTTTTTCGATTTAATTGAAGTGAACTAAACGTTTGTTCAGCAGACAAACCACCACCACACAAATGTAGCCTCATTTGATTGGACGAGAAACATGGGGAAGCATCACGTTGGTGTGCCTATTGTGGGCGTGTGTACCGTCTGCTTGGCAGAGACTGAAGCACAGTCGCTAAAAAGGGATACACGTGTTCACGTAGctctgtggttgtgtttgtgtgtggtcgtTTAGTTTGACTTTCTGAGACTTTACTCTTGGGGAAGGTCATCCTTGTAATAACGGAATGCATGGTTCTGATGTGTTTACATCAATCACACGATAATCagtattgttttattattgccATAATTACCTCTCCAGCAGGCAACGGTTTTTATTAAATTTTTTTACACAGGTATGGGGTGTCTGATGTATGTTTAAGTTTTTCTGTGTAAATTGCGTTTTATACACAGGGGGGTGCTGTATATCTACTTGGTTGTATGCCATATTGATAATAAAACAAAGGACTAGAAGTAGGAGGAAGTAGGTGGAACACAGTGTGCTGGGCTTTCTTGCAGTGTTATGACAAGTTAGATATGCTttgtacagatttttttttattggtgtgCAGTTTGCCCAACTCACTTTTAAGGACTTGTTCTGGCCTACCTTGAAGTGTACAGTTCCTAGCATTCGCATACAGAAGTAGCATACCCAAGAGTTGTGCCCttgatatataaaaaaaaataagaataataatcAAACATATTTAGGGCTCATCAAAAACAAGCAGGATTCCTAACTGTTGAAGGGATCCATTCATGCTTTGTTGCGTTTAGGTTGACAAGCAGCATTATGATATAACAGTGTAGAGGACTAGGGTGTAGGCTACAACTGTGATATGATTTCTAACATGATAAGGTTTGACTTGTTACTCGAGATAGGCACACCATGTTAATCAATTTGTACACCTTACACATTATATTAGAAAGATACAATATTTATGGCTTTGTTTAATGATTCAAACTTTATTTTTCTCGATGCTATTCTGAAACAAGAAACAGTGTCTGTGAATGACCATTGCATACTATGTTGCCAATAATACAGTGTAATGAGAAGTTTGTTCTTGCATGAAACGAGACACTGTTCTCCTACCTCATGTTGTGatataaaatatgttttttaagCAGAAGACACTGCATCTCTAACCGTTCATCATAATTGATATTTACTAGTAAACAACATACCTGTAAATGCTTTTAGCTAATACCTCAGTTGTATCtagtgttttgttttgtcagttattttccacccctccccctgattTCAGATATTGTATATACCCTGTATAGACAATGAACTTGGATCAAATTCAAGTAAAGTTCTGTAGTGTCAAACTGgtgttttctgtttcttttattACAAGTTTAGGAGGGTGAGTCATTCACTCTCAGGAGTCATTCACCCTCAGGAGTCATTTTCAGGAGTTATTCACTGAGGAGTCATTCACTCTCAGGAGTCCTTTTCAGGAGTCATTCACTTTTAAGTTAGTGTCACCATAACAGCGTCACCATTCTGCGagggcatttttttttttggtggcaGCCTGTGTCAACACAAACACCATGTCCAGAGGCCTTTAatacgaatcaagatcaacatgctctggattactttcagttacccggctacACGAAGCctaacaatcgcaatcacgataCACGGTATCACAacggcggttatcaactctctaactcaatcccggatctttccaatctagagacatgcgcgttcacataaagggccggtgtttgcaccgtatgtccaatcgcaaacgTGAGAAAAACAAGAGCCTCATATTTCATGCAGGAGGAGCCGACAATAATCttacaaactttgtctactcctcctgcgtgaaatattgtaatacaaacatatcaggaatacagacatataatacagacaaaaatcaacaaagtcgctgctgccaagctggcagaaaatagcagacgctgtaaatgcgtaagattcatgacttattgatatcactgccccaggcacaagatgtgaccataattacacttgtgcattccataacgttaaacttttgttgctgtattatttaagtcgcaaccctggcagtggcaaacgatcgtgggagcaaatacAAAATACACATAATTCAAAAtggtaagtagcagtaggcaatacttgcacatattttaaggccaacaagtacaaggctgaattgcctgagtctgtcccttttgtaggatattggtatacaaagggcctatagaacaatgaaattgcttgcagccaacaggaagaaaaattagGCAAAGAACtgggggggccctcctccacaggacttaattcctgctgaggagctggccctctccagctatcagggtcgccgcatgatggaaggagtggaacaggtcatttcttcagaccctggtggcagcagctcagaaacccaagcatatgtatgtttcaagtaatctatgtgaccatgttcattcaaaaattatttatgaataggcctataggagtgaaatgtattactgttctctccattgacaggaaatacagtggttttgctgccaccacccactgtcgtgaatctaatagtcatacgccagtatgtatgccatatgtggttgctgaatattgatcaaatatgccatttactttctcaagtggaggtcctagattATCAGGAAACTGTACAGacatgtgtctgcctgctcagagagcattttgggggtacacttttgagttttatttaccacttgaaccacagatggtgagagtgtgtgaacgtgtgtctgTAATGACTAGCTAATGGTGGTTGTCTGAAAATGAGCCACAAGTCCTTaaagtgctcatttcaaatatgactcaattgattaaattgctttggtgttaaactcagcaggaagaggatcttcttcctccccctgagcttagggcctccacttcaaggccaagacaaagacacgaggtataagcaatgaaccgtgaaacacagtagtcaaatggacaccttcaactatctccaagtgtgccttgcaaagagacaaatgttctttatttgtttcaggttggagcagacaatgtgagggccctgtataaaagaaccctggagctcgatatatAGTATAAGAGCCTTTTAATTCAAAAAACACAtgaggatgtatttgttaaactttttttctacgttttggtctttttatacctttttgtggcttttgTGTTAtgcattttgagtcttttgcagggtttttcaccatttctttctttcaatgtcctatttattctttttgaaaaatgctataaaagtgaatgaaacatccaaattcaatgaaagtagtgaaattatcatttatttcacctgtgaagagcattgtacggtaccatacacattgttctttttggtttgaaatgttttcgtTGAAGGAAACCCAAATTTCGGATATGGAAATAATTAGAAAATGGGTCAAAGCAAACCAAGGACAACGGAaggggttaaggggagacaccccagtgaataggaataacatatcaacatgacaCTACATAAAAGTACCCGTAGCGTAGCGTTGCGAAATAACGCAACGCTATGCatagtctgtgggactgtgagcgcacggcttcgatgtgtcgcattggcaacatacagctcaagaagctggcaaagatacgtaattccctcagctgagaatctatatctttcatcATCAGGGAATGCCAAAGGGatttgtcggtctctaaatgttctggctcttctgagcgcacctctcactatccgcgcaccaaaCTCCgcaggatcttctatgaacggtgacgtCATTATCatcaagaatgagttagtgggcggggcttttataccggttgatctctgatctacAACTTAACCTGCTTCCGACCAGGTTaggcgttcagcatgtgttatcAGAGTTTGTGAGTGTTGCATTACGGCTTCATGGGTTTTCCTGATCGGTCAGGAAACTTAACCTCCAGTCGCAGAAATAGTCACTGAAGGCTGAACACTCCTCTAACTGTGGGGCTGaccaccaaacaaacacacctataATAAAACTGCGGGTGAAACACAGCCAGGCGACGTTCAATTCCAGGTAGGCAGGTATCCCGTCAGGCAGCATCAAGATAACAGCCAGGAGCACTATGAAACAAACCCAGGTACTCAGAAATATCCACAAACACTGGCCAATTGTAGCATTTTTGGACTTTGCATCGGTCTTGGTTTCTTTTGAAGCCCTGTTCTTTGACAGGGGAAGCCCTGTTAGCATGTGCAGTACCGCACACACAATAGTCAGGAAGAGCACCATGGCAACCTGTGGCATCTGAGTGCTGGATAGCACCCAGCACTTGTGCAACAGATGGTGGGGCTCGTTCCCAAACACAGGACGGAACCCCGATACCAAGAAAACATAGAGAAGGACCAGAGTCCACAAAAGGCAGGTGGCCGTGATGTAACAAAGCTTCAGTCCCCTTGACGCAGATGTCGGACCAGGGAGAAGGATCCAGAAGTGGTCCAACGCAGACACAGTCAGAACTGGCCAGTTCAGGGCATCGTAGGTGTAAGAAAAGATTTGCACCAACAGGCACACGTGATGTCTAGTAAGCCGCACACCCAGGACACAAAGGTCTCCTtggaggtggaggacagagagactgagggtcAGGAGAGAGTCCACCAACGCCAGGGAACAGGAGAACACTCCTAGAAAGCTCCAGAACATGTGTTTCTTCTGGAGCAGAACCAAGGTCCAGTTAAGGAGACTCTTCCCTCCCAAGCCCAGCAGTATGGATGGTACTGAGATTTCCATGATGATGCCTGGGTTTCTCAGATTTTACACTGTGGCTTGAAAGAACACTGTAGAGGAACAGAGGAagtaaaatgaatttaaagttcctgtaaagcaaattccatgattagcttctcagtacattatatacgtgtgaaatgagttcctgaaagcatgtgcaaagcgagaacactttgttgcactgaaaaaacttctgatacatcttttctttttgggtgacattttcctatcacaaaagggtcaaaaatatcaatgctgagaccaaatgaaatactaatatga encodes the following:
- the gpr160 gene encoding probable G-protein coupled receptor 160 is translated as MEISVPSILLGLGGKSLLNWTLVLLQKKHMFWSFLGVFSCSLALVDSLLTLSLSVLHLQGDLCVLGVRLTRHHVCLLVQIFSYTYDALNWPVLTVSALDHFWILLPGPTSASRGLKLCYITATCLLWTLVLLYVFLVSGFRPVFGNEPHHLLHKCWVLSSTQMPQVAMVLFLTIVCAVLHMLTGLPLSKNRASKETKTDAKSKNATIGQCLWIFLSTWVCFIVLLAVILMLPDGIPAYLELNVAWLCFTRSFIIGVFVWWSAPQLEECSAFSDYFCDWRLSFLTDQENP